In the genome of Dermacentor silvarum isolate Dsil-2018 chromosome 1, BIME_Dsil_1.4, whole genome shotgun sequence, one region contains:
- the LOC119442025 gene encoding uncharacterized protein LOC119442025, protein MEKEEPAKKEAATPKTRATKRKQPADDDGGGPSQETPTAKGARGRPAKEPSTPKTKTRSAKPTTPNPIGTTSSGKARKADEAPPPDADLNLPSTSKGPKSYRQQPPCQKGKEPWTISAFIPQRPWWPQAQTQPPWKVHYRLREKPWKKEGPQQEPPPPFQKQHLNSEHEHQEWRETAPPRP, encoded by the exons ATGGAGAAGGAGGAGCCAGCCAAGAAGGAGGCGGCAACGCCGAAGACCAGGGCGACGAAACGGAAACAACCTGCTGACGACGATGGCGGCGGTCCTTCTCAAGAGACTCCCACTGCCAAGGGAGCGCGGGGAAGGCCCGCGAAGGAGCCGTCTACACCTAAAACGAAGACTCGGTCAGCGAAGCCGACAACGCCAAATCCAATCGGCACCACGTCTTCCGGAAAGGCAAGAAAGGCTGATGAGGCACCGCCGCCCGACGCCGATTTGAATCTCCCGTCCACCAGCAAGGGACCCAAGTCATACAGG cagcagccaccatGCCAAAAGGGGAAGGAGCCGTGGACGATCTCGGCATTCATCCCGCAGCGGCCATGGTGGCCACAAGCGCAAACGCAGCCGCCATGGAAAGTCCACTACCGACTCCGAGAGAAGCCATGGAAGAAAGAGGGACCGCAGCAGGAGCCGCCGCCACCTTTCCAAAAGCAGCACCTCAACAGCGAGCATGAGCACCAGGAGTGGCGGGAAACGGCGCCGCCACGCCCGTAG
- the LOC119442036 gene encoding arginine/serine-rich coiled-coil protein 2-like — protein MEEEEQAKKEAPTPKTRTTKRKPPAADDGGGPSQETPTAKRARGRPAKDPSTPKTKTRSAKPATPNPIGTTSSGKARKAGEALPPDADVNLPSTSKGPKSHRVSRKTRPRSSSPSDAHTSVAKTAKHRHRSRSHSPGSSHHAKRGRSRGRSRHSSRSGHGGHKRKRSRHGKSTTDSESSHGRKKGRSRSRRHRSKSSASTASMSTRSGGKRRRHARSTRSSSTRKGKRAKSRKAVSSSSTHSRRAKRTSAGKPKKTGKRK, from the coding sequence atggaggaggaggagcaagCCAAGAAGGAAGCGCCAACGCCCAAGACCAGGACGACGAAGCGGAAACCGCCTGCTGCCGACGATGGCGGCGGTCCTTCTCAAGAGACTCCCACTGCCAAGCGAGCGCGGGGAAGGCCCGCGAAGGACCCGTCTACACCTAAAACGAAGACGCGGTCAGCGAAGCCGGCAACGCCAAATCCCATCGGCACCACATCTTCCGGAAAAGCAAGAAAGGCCGGCGAGGCACTGCCACCCGACGCCGATGTGAATCTCCCGTCCACCAGCAAGGGACCCAAGTCGCACAGGGTGAGCCGGAAGACGCGACCGCGGAGCTCCTCCCCGAGCGATGCTCACACTTCCGTGGCCAAGACTGCGAAGCATCGGCACCGCTCGCGGAGTCACTCCCCCGGCAGCAGCCACCATGCCAAAAGGGGAAGGAGCCGTGGACGATCTCGGCATTCGTCCCGCAGCGGCCATGGTGGACACAAGCGCAAACGCAGCCGCCATGGAAAGTCCACTACCGACTCCGAAAGCAGCCACGGAAGAAAGAAGGGCCGCAGCaggagccgccgccaccgctccaAAAGCAGCGCCTCAACAGCGAGCATGAGCACCAGGAGTGGCGGGAAACGGCGCCGCCACGCCCGTAGCACCCGTTCTTCGTCGACCCGCAAAGGAAAGCGGGCCAAGTCGAGGAAGGCGGTAAGCAGCTCCTCAACGCATTCTCGTCGGGCCAAGCGGACGAGTGCTGGCAAGCCTAAGAAAACTGGCAAGCGCAAGTAA